In a single window of the Bufo bufo chromosome 5, aBufBuf1.1, whole genome shotgun sequence genome:
- the LOC121000818 gene encoding trigger factor → MRLCVGLLMIWALVMPGNSAPYEKDNESNDDRPQKNDDKDDDNDDDDKDDDNDDDDHDDGEDREWKKKSTTMKMNVQTTTQYKENHNGSSGIQCLECIDGIMKNLTKPTVT, encoded by the exons ATGAGACTCTGCGTTGGGCTTCTGATGATTTGGGCTCTGGTGATGCCTGGAAATTCTGCTCCATATGAAAAGGACAATGAGTCCAACGATGATAGACCCCAG aaaaacgatgaTAAAGatgatgacaatgatgacgaTGATAAAGatgatgacaatgatgacgaTGATCATGATGATGGAGAAGACAGggagtggaaaaaaaaatctacaaccaTGAAAATGAATGTACAGACAACAACACAATATAAAGAAAATCATAATGGTTCATCTGGCATTCAATGTCTGGAGTGTATTGATGGCATAATGAAAAACCTAACAAAACCAACCGTAACATAA